The window ATTAATAACCTTTACCTTAACCTTTTCATCTTCTTTAAGATAGTTAGAAATATCTTTAACATAAGTATTCGCAACCTCTGAAATATGAACTAATCCAGTGTCTCCATTTTGCAATTCAACAAACGCACCAAAATTAGTAATGCCTGTAACTTTACCTTCAACTGTAGCTCCAACCTCAATGGACATACTAAAAAAATTCCTCCTCGATTTTATAAGATTAACTACATTATAACTTAAGTCATGAATTCTGTCAAATAAAATTCTAGCATTTCTTTAAAGTAT of the Halanaerobiales bacterium genome contains:
- a CDS encoding S1 RNA-binding domain-containing protein, with amino-acid sequence MSIEVGATVEGKVTGITNFGAFVELQNGDTGLVHISEVANTYVKDISNYLKEDEKVKVKVINIDDDGKIGLSIKQLEDPSDRIDHAPKQSFEEKMEDFLKQSSERQQDLKNREAKRSGNE